A genomic stretch from Vibrio neptunius includes:
- the glnD gene encoding bifunctional uridylyltransferase/uridylyl-removing protein GlnD, which translates to MPFQSPLTFADEQISISILKSQLEQFHLYQKQEFLSHHSVTALVLGRSDYIDLLLNRLWQHFGFSEKPNISLVAVGGYGRGELHPLSDIDILVVSKHSLPDALANKVSEFITLLWDLKLEIGHAVRTVEECAAIGRDDLTVATNLQEARLLCGCEDTFQKLKLEIHAESFWPSETFYKAKVQEQRERHARYHDTTYNLEPDIKSTPGGLRDIHTLSWVARRHFGATSLLEMSKYGFLTDAEYRELVECQDYLWRVRFALHLHLKRYDNRLTFAHQAQVADCLGFEGEGNRGVEMMMKEFYRTLRRVAELNKMLLKLFDQAILNNGIECQPEILSEDFQRRGHLIEARKPALFQARPETILDMFLHIANDSSIEGVAPPTLRQLRTARRRLNKFLHTIPEAREKFIELCRHPNALHKAFSLMHKLGVLAAYLPQWSQIVGQMQFDLFHVYTVDEHSVRLLKHINTFGNSNNYDKHPICCEVYPRIQKKELLILAAIFHDIGKGRGGDHSVIGETEAYNFCIDHGLSKPEAKLVAWLVRHHLLMSVTAQRRDIYDPEVITDFAKKVRDEEYLEYLVCLTVADICATNPELWNSWKRTLLAELFYSTQRALRRGLENPVDVRDRIRHNQQLASALLRKGGFSAREIEVLWQRFKADYFLRHTHKQIAWHCTHLLRHDDHSKPLILISKKATRGGTEVFVYSRDQHALFATVVAELDRRNFNVHDAQVMTSKDGYVLDTFMVLDQHGQVVDESRHKAVIKHLMHVLQDGRPTKIKTRRVPRNLQHFKVKTCVDFLPTKSKKRTLMEFVALDTPGLLATVGATFADLDLHLHAAKITTIGERAEDLFIITSEQGSKLTEEQETKLRERLTANVAELAP; encoded by the coding sequence ATGCCCTTTCAGTCTCCTTTGACGTTTGCCGATGAGCAGATTTCAATTAGTATTCTTAAGTCTCAGCTTGAGCAATTTCATCTCTATCAAAAGCAAGAGTTTCTCAGTCATCATTCAGTAACAGCTCTTGTGCTGGGGCGCTCAGACTACATTGATTTACTTCTCAATCGGCTTTGGCAGCATTTTGGTTTTTCTGAGAAACCAAATATCAGCTTAGTAGCCGTTGGCGGCTACGGGAGAGGGGAACTGCACCCGTTGTCTGACATCGATATACTTGTGGTGTCTAAACATTCCCTACCCGACGCTTTAGCCAACAAAGTCAGTGAATTTATTACGTTACTCTGGGACCTTAAGCTCGAAATAGGCCATGCGGTACGAACGGTTGAAGAATGTGCAGCTATTGGTCGCGACGATCTCACTGTGGCGACCAACCTCCAAGAAGCAAGACTTCTATGTGGTTGTGAAGACACGTTCCAGAAACTGAAATTGGAAATTCACGCCGAATCTTTTTGGCCAAGCGAAACCTTCTATAAAGCCAAAGTTCAAGAACAACGAGAGCGCCACGCTCGTTATCATGATACAACTTATAACCTCGAGCCCGATATTAAATCCACACCAGGCGGATTGCGCGATATTCATACACTCAGCTGGGTAGCACGCCGTCACTTCGGTGCAACTTCTTTGCTAGAAATGAGCAAATATGGCTTTTTAACCGATGCTGAATATCGTGAACTCGTTGAATGCCAAGATTATCTCTGGCGAGTGCGCTTTGCACTACACTTACATCTGAAAAGGTACGACAATCGCCTTACCTTTGCCCATCAGGCTCAAGTCGCAGATTGTCTAGGCTTTGAAGGCGAAGGGAATCGCGGCGTTGAAATGATGATGAAGGAGTTCTACCGTACGCTAAGACGTGTCGCTGAACTCAACAAAATGCTGCTTAAACTGTTTGACCAAGCTATTTTAAACAATGGCATTGAGTGTCAACCTGAGATCCTTAGTGAAGACTTTCAGCGTCGTGGTCACCTAATCGAAGCTCGCAAACCTGCATTATTTCAAGCTCGTCCAGAAACCATTCTCGATATGTTCCTGCACATTGCCAACGACTCAAGTATCGAAGGCGTAGCGCCACCGACACTACGTCAGCTCCGCACGGCACGGCGACGTCTTAATAAGTTCCTACATACCATTCCTGAAGCACGAGAAAAGTTTATTGAGCTTTGCCGTCATCCTAACGCTCTACACAAAGCGTTTAGTTTGATGCATAAGCTCGGTGTTCTCGCCGCTTATTTGCCACAGTGGAGTCAAATTGTCGGCCAGATGCAGTTTGACCTGTTTCACGTCTACACGGTTGATGAGCATAGTGTAAGGTTGCTGAAACATATCAATACTTTCGGCAATTCAAACAACTATGACAAACATCCGATATGCTGCGAAGTGTATCCACGTATTCAGAAGAAAGAATTACTGATCCTCGCCGCGATTTTTCATGACATAGGTAAGGGACGTGGTGGTGACCACTCGGTGATTGGCGAGACAGAAGCCTACAACTTTTGTATTGACCACGGGCTCTCGAAACCTGAAGCCAAATTAGTCGCCTGGTTAGTAAGGCATCACTTACTGATGTCGGTCACTGCACAACGCCGTGATATTTATGATCCAGAAGTCATTACTGATTTTGCCAAAAAGGTGCGTGACGAAGAGTATCTTGAGTACTTGGTTTGCTTAACAGTAGCCGATATTTGCGCTACTAACCCAGAGTTATGGAACAGCTGGAAGCGAACGCTATTGGCAGAACTTTTCTATTCTACCCAAAGAGCCCTGCGCAGAGGCTTGGAAAACCCCGTTGATGTGCGAGATCGTATTCGTCATAACCAACAGCTCGCGTCTGCCCTACTTCGCAAAGGAGGCTTCAGCGCACGAGAAATTGAAGTACTGTGGCAACGTTTCAAGGCTGATTATTTCTTACGTCATACACACAAACAAATTGCTTGGCACTGTACCCACCTACTTCGTCATGACGATCACTCCAAACCCTTAATACTGATCTCAAAGAAAGCGACCCGAGGGGGCACGGAAGTGTTTGTCTATAGCCGTGACCAGCACGCCTTATTCGCAACAGTGGTGGCCGAGCTGGATAGGCGTAATTTTAATGTTCACGACGCTCAGGTTATGACCAGTAAAGATGGTTATGTACTCGATACTTTTATGGTGCTGGATCAACATGGTCAAGTGGTTGACGAAAGCCGCCACAAAGCGGTCATTAAACATCTAATGCACGTACTTCAAGATGGGCGACCAACGAAGATAAAAACTCGCCGTGTACCCAGAAATTTGCAGCACTTTAAAGTTAAAACCTGCGTAGATTTTCTGCCGACAAAGAGCAAAAAACGCACACTAATGGAATTCGTTGCATTGGATACACCAGGTTTACTTGCCACAGTCGGAGCAACGTTTGCTGATTTGGATCTTCATCTCCATGCAGCAAAAATTACTACCATTGGCGAACGGGCAGAAGATTTATTTATCATCACCAGCGAGCAAGGTAGTAAGTTAACCGAAGAGCAAGAAACTAAACTTCGAGAACGTCTTACCGCTAATGTGGCCGAGCTGGCACCGTAA